The proteins below come from a single Erysipelothrix piscisicarius genomic window:
- the gyrA gene encoding DNA gyrase subunit A — MEDNTQSYDKIKQRNISEEMKKSFVSYAMSVIVSRALPDVRDGLKPVHRRILYAMNDLGMTSDKPYKKSARIVGEVIGKYHPHGDTAVYDSMVRMAQEFSYRYMLIDGHGNFGSVDGDGAAAMRYTEARMSKISMELIRDINKNTVDFIDNYDGEEREPAVLPSRFPNVLVNGGTGIAVGMATNIPPHNLGEVIDATIALIDNPDITIKELMDEYIFGPDFPTGALLLGRSGIKSAFETGRGSVVMRAKVDIEEMKNGKPRIVISEIPYQVNKATLVEKIATLVRDKEIDGITDLRDESNREGIRIVVELRREVQAEVVLNQLYRLTALQSSFGVNMLALVNGRPELLNLLQVLSHYRDHQIEIVTRRTQFELKKAEDRAHILQGLMIALDHIDEVISIIRSSKDDPEAITRLNEAFDLTEIQSKAVLDMQLRRLTGLQRDKVESEFNELTILIIDLKDILANHDRLLTIIKDELTEIKTKFGDDRRSEIVEADIDMLDEDLIPVEDIVVTMTMNGYIKRTTVDSFNTQNRGGKGVRGISTYDEDTVDQFIAMSTHDYLLLFTNLGKVYRIRGFNVPSSSRTSKGIPVVNLLNLAEGETVKTLVKVAKDDESRYAFFVTKQGIVKRVEVQEFESIRQNGKIAITLREDDELVGVRMTNGDNEIIIGGSNGKAVRFDENEVRSMGRTASGVIGFNVDEGEVVGIATDREGQYILAVTEKGYGKRTDISEYRRTKRGAKGVKTVNITEKNGELVSLRAVNGDEEALIISNEGTVIRTEISNIGIYGRSTIGVRLINVGESDSVSQVAILQPTVDEEPEDDQTNEPEVQIENKEIEITE; from the coding sequence ATGGAAGATAATACACAAAGTTATGACAAAATAAAACAACGTAATATTTCTGAAGAAATGAAAAAATCATTCGTCTCCTATGCCATGTCGGTTATTGTTTCACGTGCGTTGCCAGATGTCCGTGATGGTCTAAAACCCGTTCATCGTCGAATCTTATACGCAATGAATGATCTTGGTATGACGAGTGATAAACCTTATAAAAAGTCAGCACGTATTGTTGGTGAAGTAATTGGTAAGTATCACCCGCATGGGGATACGGCTGTGTATGATTCAATGGTACGTATGGCCCAAGAGTTTTCATACCGCTATATGTTGATTGATGGTCACGGAAACTTTGGATCAGTCGATGGCGACGGTGCAGCTGCGATGCGTTATACCGAAGCGCGTATGTCTAAAATTTCGATGGAATTAATTCGTGATATCAATAAAAACACCGTTGATTTCATTGATAACTACGACGGTGAAGAACGCGAACCTGCAGTGCTTCCGTCACGTTTCCCAAACGTTCTCGTTAATGGTGGAACCGGAATTGCGGTTGGTATGGCAACAAACATCCCTCCTCATAATCTTGGCGAAGTTATTGACGCAACGATTGCACTTATCGATAATCCAGATATTACAATTAAAGAATTAATGGATGAATACATTTTCGGACCCGACTTCCCAACAGGTGCGCTCCTATTAGGTCGTAGTGGTATTAAGTCAGCATTTGAAACAGGACGCGGTTCTGTAGTTATGCGGGCTAAAGTGGATATCGAAGAAATGAAAAACGGGAAGCCACGTATTGTTATTTCTGAAATTCCATATCAAGTAAATAAAGCCACATTAGTTGAAAAAATTGCTACTCTTGTTCGTGATAAAGAAATTGACGGAATTACCGATTTAAGAGATGAATCAAACCGTGAAGGAATTCGTATTGTTGTTGAATTACGAAGAGAAGTTCAAGCAGAGGTTGTCTTAAATCAACTTTATCGTCTTACTGCCCTCCAATCATCTTTTGGGGTAAATATGCTTGCGTTGGTGAATGGCCGTCCCGAGCTCTTAAATCTATTACAGGTATTAAGTCATTATCGCGACCATCAAATTGAAATCGTTACACGTAGAACACAATTTGAATTGAAGAAAGCCGAAGATCGGGCACATATTCTTCAAGGGTTGATGATTGCACTTGATCATATCGATGAAGTAATCTCAATTATTCGATCATCTAAAGACGATCCGGAGGCGATTACCCGACTTAATGAAGCATTTGACTTAACAGAGATCCAGTCTAAAGCGGTATTAGATATGCAATTACGTCGTTTAACTGGGTTACAACGTGATAAAGTCGAGAGCGAATTTAATGAATTAACAATTCTAATTATTGATTTAAAAGATATTTTAGCGAACCATGATCGCTTACTTACCATTATTAAAGACGAATTGACCGAAATTAAAACAAAATTCGGTGATGATCGCCGTTCAGAAATCGTAGAAGCGGATATTGACATGTTGGATGAAGATTTAATTCCGGTGGAAGATATTGTTGTTACGATGACTATGAATGGTTATATCAAGCGAACAACAGTTGATTCATTCAACACACAAAACCGTGGTGGGAAAGGTGTACGTGGTATTAGTACTTATGATGAAGATACAGTGGATCAATTCATTGCAATGTCGACGCATGACTATCTACTACTCTTTACAAACCTTGGTAAAGTCTACCGTATTCGTGGATTTAATGTACCGTCTTCAAGCCGAACATCAAAGGGGATACCTGTTGTAAACTTATTGAATCTTGCAGAAGGAGAAACCGTTAAAACGCTCGTGAAAGTTGCCAAAGATGATGAATCGAGATATGCATTCTTCGTTACAAAGCAAGGTATAGTGAAACGAGTTGAAGTTCAAGAATTTGAATCGATCCGTCAAAACGGTAAAATTGCAATTACGTTACGAGAAGATGATGAACTCGTAGGTGTTCGTATGACTAACGGGGACAACGAAATCATTATCGGAGGAAGCAACGGTAAAGCTGTTCGATTCGATGAGAATGAGGTTCGTTCAATGGGACGTACAGCGTCAGGTGTTATTGGATTCAATGTTGATGAAGGTGAAGTTGTAGGGATTGCGACGGATCGTGAAGGTCAATATATTTTAGCGGTAACTGAAAAGGGATACGGTAAGCGTACAGACATTTCGGAATACCGCCGTACGAAACGTGGTGCTAAAGGTGTTAAAACAGTAAATATTACTGAGAAAAACGGCGAACTTGTTTCATTACGTGCAGTTAACGGTGATGAAGAAGCATTAATTATATCAAACGAGGGTACTGTTATTCGAACAGAGATTAGCAATATCGGAATCTATGGACGTTCAACAATTGGTGTAAGATTGATTAATGTTGGTGAATCGGATTCTGTTTCTCAAGTAGCAATACTACAACCGACAGTTGATGAGGAACCCGAAGACGATCAAACGAACGAACCGGAAGTACAAATTGAAAACAAAGAAATAGAAATAACCGAATAA